A DNA window from Fragaria vesca subsp. vesca linkage group LG3, FraVesHawaii_1.0, whole genome shotgun sequence contains the following coding sequences:
- the LOC101310200 gene encoding uncharacterized protein LOC101310200 — MNALTLCHHNYNIHINSHHHFSASAKPNWPKLLSVPHPRNHGTSTRPSSLLIETVEGQVAADSEQAPSSVARRLILLRHAKSSWEDPSLKDHDRPLSEKGQADAVEISHKLQQLGWVPQLILSSNALRTRETLRIMQQQVKGFLEAEVHYFSSFYSIAAMDGQTAEHLQRIICNYSRDDILTVMCMGHNRGWEEAASMLTGASIELKTCNAALLETTGKSWDEAFALAGHGGWKLQGIVKPS, encoded by the exons ATGAATGCACTTACCCTATGTCACCATAACTATAATATTCATATCAATAGCCACCATCATTTCTCAGCGTCGGCGAAGCCCAATTGGCCCAAATTGTTGTCAGTTCCTCATCCCCGAAACCATGGCACTAGTACAAGGCCTTCGTCCCTGCTAATCGAGACGGTGGAAGGCCAAGTTGCCGCTGATTCCGAGCAAGCTCCTTCATCCGTTGCTCGTCGTCTCATTCTGCTTCGTCATGCCAAGAGTTCCTGGGAAGACCCCTCGCTAAAAG ATCATGATCGACCCCTGAGTGAAAAAGGACAAGCGGATGCTGTCGAAATCTCTCACAAGCTCCAACAGTTGGGCTGGGTTCCTCAGCTTATTTTATCCAG CAATGCACTGCGAACCAGGGAGACTCTTAGAATAATGCAGCAACAAGTGAAAGGCTTCTTGGAAGCTGAGGTCCATTACTTTTCCAGCTTTTATTCCATTGCCGCCATGGATGGGCAGACTGCTGAGCACCTTCAACGTATTATCTGCAACTATTCAAGGGATGACATACTCACGGTCAT GTGTATGGGACATAATAGGGGTTGGGAGGAGGCAGCATCAATGTTGACAGGTGCCTCCATAGAACTGAAGACTTGCAACGCTGCTTTGCTTGAAACTACTGGGAAATCTTGGGATGAG GCATTTGCTTTGGCAGGACATGGGGGGTGGAAACTGCAAGGCATTGTGAAACCAAGTTAG